Proteins from one Bombyx mori chromosome 25, ASM3026992v2 genomic window:
- the LOC101742777 gene encoding uncharacterized protein LOC101742777: protein MKMWSDFQGSGGGCGAKRRAGSPCEGGGKVARWEDSIARLEAVAAGAGGGDCWRTEEEERRACRRRWCGGWCGAHDTIRAENGKSYLELGGAAARACCDGRAAGRCASRRCYRERRFKMMNLCALKLARLRQTADPSLRRSVLVCNTLRGIEREMERESVEEAPFEPVGCAGGNVSRCELLSARDPAAGRATPFPAPAAPDRDSGYGDEEQRTIDWGSVLSLSSRSALDPPEDAWPDDWGWSEDSFVRLLVPTS, encoded by the coding sequence GGCTCGGGCGGCGGTTGCGGCGCCAAAAGGCGTGCCGGCTCCCCGTGCGAGGGCGGCGGCAAAGTCGCGCGCTGGGAGGACTCCATAGCGCGACTCGAGGCCGTGGCCGCCGGCGCTGGCGGCGGAGACTGCTGGCGAACCGAGGAGGAGGAGAGGCGCGCATGTCGCAGGCGCTGGTGCGGCGGCTGGTGCGGAGCGCACGACACCATCCGTGCCGAGAACGGCAAGTCTTACTTGGAGTTGGGCGGTGCTGCCGCTCGCGCCTGCTGCGACGGTCGCGCGGCCGGTCGCTGTGCTTCTCGACGCTGCTACCGCGAGAGACGTTTCAAAATGATGAACTTGTGTGCTTTGAAGTTGGCCAGATTACGCCAAACCGCGGACCCTTCTTTGAGACGATCCGTGCTAGTGTGCAATACCCTGCGAGGCATCGAAAGGGAGATGGAGAGGGAGAGTGTGGAAGAAGCACCGTTCGAACCGGTCGGGTGCGCCGGAGGCAACGTGAGTCGTTGCGAGCTGCTGAGCGCGCGAGACCCGGCCGCCGGACGAGCCACCCCGTTTCCCGCGCCAGCCGCCCCCGACCGAGACTCGGGCTACGGCGACGAGGAGCAGCGCACGATCGACTGGGGCTCGGTGCTGAGCCTGTCGTCGCGGTCGGCGCTGGACCCGCCCGAAGACGCGTGGCCCGACGACTGGGGCTGGAGCGAGGACAGCTTTGTGCGGCTACTGGTGCCGACGAGTTAG